From the Anabas testudineus chromosome 23, fAnaTes1.2, whole genome shotgun sequence genome, one window contains:
- the chst11 gene encoding carbohydrate sulfotransferase 11 isoform X2 produces the protein MKQTLSELLRMSRICRMVFATCLGSFILVIFYFQIMRRNPFVADSCCRKGSRNALQELYNPTQPELSGMAVLHQARRDQVVDACRVYSASSHKRRVLTPGDLKHLVVDEDHELIYCYVPKVACTNWKRVMMVLTGRGKYSDPMEIPSNEAHVPSNLKTLNQYSIAEINHRLKNYLKFLFVREPFERLVSAYRNKFTLKYNSSFHKRFGTRIVRRYRKNATQDALLNGADVKFKEFAEYLVDPATQRDGPLNEHWQTVYQLCHPCHIHYDLVGKYETLVEDANYVLRLVGVGDSLRFPSYAKSTRTTDAMTAQFFSNISSQQQIQLYQLYKLDFLMFNYSTPSYLRLD, from the exons tCATGCGGAGGAACCCCTTTGTGGCGGACAGTTGCTGCAGGAAAGGGTCTCGCAACGCCCTGCAGGAGCTCTACAACCCCACACAG CCGGAGTTGTCAGGAATGGCCGTCCTCCACCAGGCCAGGAGGGATCAGGTAGTGGATGCCTGTCGAGTTTACAGTGCTTCCAGCCATAAGCGGCGAGTCCTAACACCAGGAGACCTCAAACATCTTGTGGTGGATGAGGACCACGAGCTCATCTACTGCTATGTCCCCAAGGTGGCCTGTACCAACTGGAAACGTGTCATGATGGTGCTCACAGGCCGGGGCAAATACAG TGACCCAATGGAAATCCCTTCCAATGAAGCCCATGTTCCATCCAACCTGAAGACGCTAAACCAATACAGCATTGCTGAGATCAACCACCGCCTCAAGAACTACCTCAAGTTCCTCTTTGTACGTGAGCCCTTCGAGAGGCTGGTCTCTGCATATCGCAACAAGTTTACCCTCAAGTACAACTCGTCCTTCCACAAGCGCTTTGGAACCCGTATAGTCCGGCGCTATCGCAAGAACGCCACACAGGATGCCCTTCTCAACGGCGCTGATGTCAAATTCAAGGAATTTGCTGAGTACCTTGTGGATCCAGCCACACAGCGTGATGGCCCACTCAACGAGCACTGGCAGACTGTCTATCAGCTTTGCCACCCATGTCACATCCACTATGACCTGGTGGGCAAATATGAGACACTGGTGGAGGATGCAAACTACGTGTTGCGTCTGGTGGGTGTCGGTGACTCCCTGCGCTTCCCAAGCTACGCCAAATCCACTCGTACCACAGATGCCATGACAGCCCAGTTCTTCAGCAATATCAGCAGTCAACAGCAAATCCAACTCTACCAGCTTTACAAGTTGGACTTCCTCATGTTCAACTATTCCACACCTAGCTACCTCCGGCTGGACTAA